One stretch of Streptomyces sp. NBC_01142 DNA includes these proteins:
- a CDS encoding M67 family metallopeptidase has translation MLTLTQALFDQIVAHSRADHPDEACGMVAGPEGSGRPERFIPMLNAARSPTFYEFDSTDLLKLYRELDDRDEEPVIIYHSHTATEAYPSRTDISYANEPGAHYVLVSTADTDDAGPFQFRSFRIVDGEVTEEEVKVVEAY, from the coding sequence ATGCTGACCCTCACCCAGGCCCTGTTCGACCAGATCGTCGCGCACTCCCGCGCCGACCACCCCGACGAGGCCTGCGGCATGGTCGCGGGCCCCGAGGGCAGCGGCCGGCCCGAACGCTTCATCCCCATGCTGAACGCGGCCCGCTCACCCACGTTCTACGAGTTCGACTCCACGGACCTGCTGAAGCTCTACCGCGAGCTGGACGACCGCGACGAAGAGCCGGTGATCATCTACCACTCGCACACCGCGACCGAGGCGTACCCGTCCCGTACGGACATCAGCTACGCCAACGAGCCGGGCGCCCACTACGTCCTGGTCTCCACCGCCGACACCGATGACGCGGGCCCCTTCCAGTTCCGCTCGTTCCGCATCGTGGACGGCGAAGTCACCGAGGAAGAGGTCAAGGTCGTAGAGGCATACTGA
- a CDS encoding amino acid permease, giving the protein MTSLQVDKHDGNEAAGSAAGADEGYQRGLGARQIQMIAIGGAIGTGLFLGAGKGISKAGPSLILAYAIAGLVIFFIMRALGELLMYRPVSGSFAEYAREFVGPFAGFVTGWTYWLFWVVTGITEVTAAATYMTYWWDIPQWLSALVFTIILYGANLISVKLFGELEFWFSMVKVTAIIGMILICAGVLTIGFSDAGDTASVTHLWADGGFFPKGIGGTLMTLQLVMFAFLAVELVGVTAGESKDPEKTLPKAINTVPWRIAVFYVGALIMILSVVPWTHFQPGISPFVAAFEKMGLGIGAAIVNFVVLTAALSSCNSGMYSTGRMLRDLALNGQGPRAFTKLTKNGLPLIGTTFSAALMLVGVWINYKAPGEAFNYVVSFATISGMWAWIMILVSQIRYRAKADRGELPQSTFKAPGAPYTSWFALLFIGMVIVMMGIDKDARISLYCAPLWGLLLAVSYLVLKKRNPQGAAFAKR; this is encoded by the coding sequence ATGACCTCACTGCAGGTCGACAAGCACGACGGCAATGAGGCCGCGGGGTCCGCGGCAGGCGCGGACGAGGGTTACCAGCGCGGACTGGGTGCTCGTCAGATCCAGATGATCGCGATCGGCGGCGCCATCGGCACCGGCCTCTTCCTCGGCGCGGGCAAGGGCATCTCCAAGGCCGGCCCCAGCCTCATCCTGGCCTACGCCATTGCGGGCCTGGTCATCTTCTTCATCATGCGGGCCCTGGGCGAGCTGCTCATGTACCGCCCCGTCTCGGGATCCTTCGCCGAGTACGCGCGTGAGTTCGTCGGTCCCTTCGCGGGCTTCGTCACCGGCTGGACGTACTGGCTCTTCTGGGTCGTCACCGGCATCACCGAAGTCACCGCGGCCGCCACGTACATGACGTACTGGTGGGACATTCCGCAATGGCTCTCCGCGCTGGTCTTCACCATCATCCTGTACGGCGCGAACCTCATCTCCGTGAAGCTCTTCGGTGAGCTGGAGTTCTGGTTCTCGATGGTCAAGGTGACGGCCATCATCGGCATGATCCTGATCTGCGCCGGTGTGCTCACGATCGGCTTCTCCGACGCCGGTGACACCGCGTCCGTCACCCACCTGTGGGCCGACGGCGGCTTCTTCCCCAAGGGCATCGGCGGCACGCTGATGACCCTGCAGCTCGTGATGTTCGCCTTCCTCGCGGTCGAGCTGGTCGGCGTCACCGCCGGCGAGTCCAAGGACCCGGAGAAGACCCTCCCCAAGGCCATCAACACCGTTCCGTGGCGTATCGCCGTCTTCTACGTCGGCGCGCTGATCATGATCCTGTCGGTGGTGCCCTGGACCCACTTCCAGCCGGGCATCTCGCCGTTCGTCGCCGCCTTCGAGAAGATGGGCCTCGGCATCGGCGCCGCGATCGTCAACTTCGTCGTGCTGACGGCCGCACTCTCCTCCTGCAACTCCGGTATGTACTCCACCGGCCGCATGCTGCGTGACCTGGCGCTCAACGGGCAGGGCCCGAGGGCCTTCACCAAGCTGACGAAGAACGGCCTGCCGCTGATCGGCACGACCTTCTCCGCCGCGCTGATGCTGGTCGGCGTCTGGATCAACTACAAGGCTCCGGGCGAGGCGTTCAACTACGTCGTCTCCTTCGCGACCATCTCCGGCATGTGGGCCTGGATCATGATCCTGGTCAGCCAGATCCGCTACCGGGCCAAGGCGGACCGCGGTGAGCTGCCGCAGTCGACCTTCAAGGCGCCCGGCGCCCCGTACACCAGCTGGTTCGCACTGCTCTTCATCGGCATGGTCATCGTGATGATGGGCATCGACAAGGACGCGCGGATCTCGCTGTACTGCGCGCCGCTGTGGGGCCTGCTCCTCGCCGTGTCGTACCTGGTCCTGAAGAAGCGCAACCCGCAGGGCGCGGCTTTCGCCAAGCGCTGA